A single region of the Musa acuminata AAA Group cultivar baxijiao chromosome BXJ1-11, Cavendish_Baxijiao_AAA, whole genome shotgun sequence genome encodes:
- the LOC103971746 gene encoding uncharacterized protein LOC103971746, which yields MQRQSLGSPGPKPLVSAVAGGAEREEKRKSIGSAVVGATEADKGIRARPRAERLIHLIPVLTILCLLVLYLFSHDLSLPDSQTLDGAEMRLDSKVGVPGAEKGGVALEIQQIGRGLNAAEERFRHRKLGKR from the exons ATGCAGCGCCAGTCCCTCGGATCGCCCGGCCCCAAGCCTCTCGTCTCCGCCGTCGCCGGGGGAGCCGAGAGGGAGGAGAAGCGGAAGAGCATCGGCAGCGCCGTGGTCGGGGCCACCGAGGCGGACAAGGGGATCCGGGCGAGGCCCAGGGCGGAGAGGTTGATCCATCTCATCCCCGTCCTCACCATCCTCTGCCTCCTCGTCCTCTACCTCTTCTCCCACGATCTGTCCCTTCCAG ATTCGCAGACGTTGGACGGCGCGGAGATGCGACTCGACTCCAAAG TGGGGGTTCCGGGGGCCGAGAAGGGCGGCGTGGCGTTGGAGATCCAGCAGATCGGTCGGGGGCTGAACGCGGCGGAGGAGCGGTTCCGTCACCGGAAGCTTGGGAAGCGTTAG
- the LOC103971747 gene encoding probable calcium-binding protein CML17 has translation MSDGDDGGAGEDSVKLDDEQLGELREIFRSFDRNKDGSLTQLELGSLLRAIGLKPSNDQLESLIHRADTNSNGLVEFSEFVALVSPELIAAKSPYTEEQLRRLFKMFDRDGNGYITAAELAHSMAKLGHALTASELTGMIKEADTDGDGRINFQEFAQAITSAAFDNSWS, from the coding sequence ATGAGCGACGGCGATGATGGTGGCGCCGGAGAGGACTCGGTGAAGTTGGACGACGAGCAGCTGGGGGAGCTTCGCGAAATCTTCCGCTCCTTCGACCGCAACAAGGACGGCAGCCTCACCCAGCTGGAGCTGGGCTCCCTCCTCCGCGCCATCGGCCTCAAGCCCAGCAACGACCAGCTGGAATCCCTGATCCACAGGGCCGACACCAACTCCAACGGCCTCGTCGAGTTCTCCGAGTTCGTGGCCCTCGTCTCCCCGGAGCTCATCGCCGCCAAGTCCCCCTACACCGAGGAGCAGCTCCGCCGGCTGTTCAAGATGTTCGACCGCGACGGCAACGGGTACATCACCGCCGCGGAGCTCGCCCACTCCATGGCCAAGCTCGGCCACGCCCTCACCGCCAGCGAGCTCACCGgcatgatcaaggaggccgacacCGACGGCGACGGCCGCATCAACTTCCAAGAGTTCGCCCAGGCCATCACCTCCGCCGCCTTCGACAATTCCTGGTCCTGA
- the LOC135596637 gene encoding myb-related protein Zm1-like, whose product MGRGRAPCCAKVGLNKGSWSLEEDMRLIAHIQKHGHGNWRALPKLAGLLRCGKSCRLRWTNYLRPDIKRGNFTKEEEDTIVKLHKLLGNKWSKIASCLPGRTDNEIKNVWNTHLKKRLVSTDQKPTAATNDPEEPLPTSSSSSSNHGGNKSNEHQHDPCLHTRDSSAEVIEIPIDPTMDMSSIFDDALSNMTSSSTSTQLSDGLVIPDGDLWSMIEDNSACKEGNTGAWLEYLERELELELGLREVAPSDQDSLTTDGVGMEEDPVSCYFRKEPPLHPLQTFLTSEMI is encoded by the exons ATGGGCCGAGGCCGAGCACCGTGCTGTGCGAAGGTTGGGCTGAACAAAGGCTCGTGGTCGCTGGAGGAAGACATGAGGCTGATCGCTCACATCCAGAAGCACGGCCACGGAAACTGGCGCGCTCTACCTAAACTTGCag GTCTGCTTAGGTGCGGGAAAAGCTGCCGTTTGAGGTGGACTAATTACCTCCGCCCCGACATCAAGCGAGGGAACTTcacaaaggaagaagaagacaccaTAGTGAAGTTACATAAGCTGTTAGGAAACAA GTGGTCCAAAATCGCGTCATGCCTGCCAGGAAGAACTGATAACGAGATAAAGAACGTGTGGAATACACATTTGAAGAAGCGATTGGTATCCACAGACCAGAAACCGACGGCGGCGACGAACGATCCTGAAGAGCCACTACCCACCTCTTCTTCCTCGAGCTCAAATCATGGCGGAAACAAAAGCAATGAACACCAACACGATCCATGCTTGCACACTCGCGACTCCTCGGCGGAAGTGATCGAGATCCCCATCGATCCCACCATGGACATGTCGAGCATCTTTGATGATGCACTCTCGAATATGACATCGAGCAGTACTTCCACACAACTCTCCGATGGCCTCGTTATTCCTGATGGAGATCTTTGGAGCATGATCGAGGATAACAGTGCATGTAAAGAAGGCAATACCGGTGCATGGCTGGAGTACTTGGAGAGGGAACTTGAGCTTGAGCTTGGCTTGAGAGAAGTAGCTCCAAGCGACCAAGACAGCCTGACGACGGATGGTGTGGGGATGGAGGAAGACCCAGTGTCGTGTTACTTCCGAAAGGAGCCTCCGCTCCATCCCCTGCAGACCTTCCTGACCTCAGAAATGATCTGA